A region of the Marinitoga hydrogenitolerans DSM 16785 genome:
ATATTCTATCATTTCATATACGGCTTCTGGATCAAGACCATTTAAGATTTCATCTAAAAATAAAACTTTTGGTTCATGGATAAGAGCTTTACATAGCATTAATTTTTTTCTCATTCCAGTTGAAAAATTTTCAACTGTAATATTTGAAAATTGTGTAAGATTAAATTTTTCAAGCAAATATCTAATTTTTTCTTTTTTTATATTTCTTTTAACTCCATAAATACCTCCAAATATATCAAGATTCTCATAAGCTGTTAATTTCCAATATAAACTCCTTTCATTTGTAAGTACTACCCCTATTTCTTTTGATAATTTTTTCCATTTTGTCTTAACATCATAATTAAGAACTTTTATTTCTCCTTCATCCGGTAATAATAATCCTATTGCAATTTTAAGTAATGTGCTTTTACCGCTTCCATTTTTTCCTATAACAACAGCAAAATCCCCTTTCTTAATTGACA
Encoded here:
- a CDS encoding ABC transporter ATP-binding protein, which translates into the protein MKVIEAKNIKKSFENLEVLKEINLSIKKGDFAVVIGKNGSGKSTLLKIAIGLLLPDEGEIKVLNYDVKTKWKKLSKEIGVVLTNERSLYWKLTAYENLDIFGGIYGVKRNIKKEKIRYLLEKFNLTQFSNITVENFSTGMRKKLMLCKALIHEPKVLFLDEILNGLDPEAVYEMIEYLNELNKEGLTIFMISHILHGFSKNTDIYFLKDGSLKLTTKFGDIKEENKNIYDYFRDIIKSEESV